In Penaeus monodon isolate SGIC_2016 chromosome 43, NSTDA_Pmon_1, whole genome shotgun sequence, one DNA window encodes the following:
- the LOC119568360 gene encoding V-type proton ATPase subunit e 2-like produces the protein MGASAIPVILMTLFWGLVGVVLPVVLPKGPNRSLMQCILITTASSCWLFWLCCYMHQMNPLIGPALHNTTIIAINKLWDGP, from the exons ATGGGCGCGTCGGCGATTCCCGTGATCTTGATGACCCTCTTTTGGGGCCTGGTGGGCGTGGTGCTGCCCGTCGTGCTGCCCAAAGGACCCAACAGGAG tCTGATGCAGTGCATTCTTATAACAACTGCTTCTTCGTGTTGGTTATT TTGGCTGTGTTGCTACATGCATCAGATGAACCCCCTCATTGGGCCTGCTCTCCACAACACGACCATCATAGCAATCAACAAATTGTGG gATGGGCCCTAG